atgaataacatttatttatttgaatttcccaaatatttaagataattttttagaatgttctagaacatgagaagaataaaaaaatttcgaaagaaaagtaaaaatttcgAACCGGCACAATGACGCGATCATTGCACAAGGTCgaaaaacttaaaaattcCGAACCGACACTATGCACAAAGTTGTGAAGGGTCGAAAAtacttatttttttgagttttgcgaaatttttaagaaaattaaaaatttaatttattaaattatattttatattaaatatatatatatatattatgaataacatttatttatttgaatttcccaaatatttaagataattttttagaatgttctagaacatgagaagaataaaaaattttcgaaagaaaagtaaaaatttcgAACCGGCACAATGACGCGATCATTGTCTAAGGTCgaaaaactgaaaaattcCGAACCGACACTATGCACAAAGTTGTGAAGGGTCGAAAACTCGtatttttttgagttttgtgaaatttttaagaaaataaaaacgtATAAATAGTGGCactaaaaaactaaaacaatttgatttatgGAATTCCGACTTAGGGCGGGTGGGATGGgactaatatatatatatataatataaaaataatttaataaattaaatttttaatttatattatcatatatatatatatatatatatattatgaaaTTTGGACGACAGTATTTAAGAAACCACCAGATTTTTCACCAATGATTCTTTTATCGTAGAAGGTATCTACAGTATCATTTGATTTCCAACGACCCATCTTCTTGACAACGTGGAACGGAACGTTATTTGACAACAGCAGAGAAGCCATAGCGGAACGGGTAGAGTGAGATTTGAACTTGACAATATCAATACCTGACTTTGAGAGTGTTGATAGTACAATTGAGTTCCTCTCATTAACTTAGAGAGGTTCCCCCTCATTCTTAATAAAGA
This genomic stretch from Dictyostelium discoideum AX4 chromosome Un chrUn_00018, whole genome shotgun sequence harbors:
- a CDS encoding hypothetical protein (Slime mold (D.discoideum) transposon DIRS-1, complete, clone SB41), which translates into the protein QRSGVVSILELSSLDDTNSQVCPVRHLVTYLRASKGGRKPHSGDSRNSIVLSTLSKSGIDIVKFKSHSTRSAMASLLLSNNVPFHVVKKMGRWKSNDTVDTFYDKRIIGEKSGGFLNTVVQIS